One Tissierellales bacterium genomic region harbors:
- a CDS encoding helix-turn-helix transcriptional regulator, translating into MIEVKKYFVPNILPNNLKKIREGRGLSVREVAEALEINDLHLNAVENGKVNFSGKTTLKALKYFNISFYKLYDIRENDIELDVIDVTEHSLETSISLDGLSEIDKSTLTENKDLLEKVNNQIFSISELGILKKIDIISVDIERSYVQLKAIYTIKYSRKEVFDINMMKTHDRELSRTLRQEGFPKYKKTIKKKYRREDIEVRDGKTYYGDSIFIEGNVISINSRRYELDLDQEAVEIKSDEDTGELYVQFKIIMVDMNNIKKIREHIGLSADDMSVVLDMTKVGYTTVEGGEKISTKKMWILCNFFKVPLEVLLNVEKYYATYCL; encoded by the coding sequence ATGATTGAGGTAAAAAAGTATTTTGTTCCAAACATACTGCCAAATAATTTGAAAAAGATTAGGGAAGGAAGGGGTCTCAGTGTTAGAGAGGTTGCTGAAGCTCTTGAAATAAATGATTTACACTTAAATGCCGTAGAAAATGGAAAGGTCAATTTCTCCGGAAAGACAACACTTAAAGCACTTAAATATTTTAATATAAGTTTTTACAAATTATATGACATAAGAGAGAATGATATTGAGTTAGATGTTATAGATGTTACAGAGCACTCTCTTGAGACGAGTATCTCGCTTGATGGTTTAAGCGAGATTGATAAATCTACTTTAACAGAGAATAAGGATTTGTTAGAGAAAGTAAATAATCAAATTTTTAGTATTAGTGAACTTGGAATATTAAAGAAGATAGATATTATTAGTGTTGATATAGAACGATCTTATGTACAATTAAAAGCAATATATACTATAAAATATTCTAGAAAAGAAGTATTTGATATAAATATGATGAAAACTCATGACCGTGAATTATCTAGAACTCTAAGACAGGAAGGATTTCCAAAATATAAGAAGACAATTAAGAAAAAATATAGAAGAGAAGACATAGAAGTTAGGGATGGGAAGACTTATTATGGAGATAGTATTTTTATTGAAGGAAATGTGATATCTATCAATTCCAGAAGATACGAGTTAGATTTGGATCAAGAAGCTGTTGAAATAAAAAGTGATGAAGATACAGGCGAATTATATGTCCAGTTTAAAATAATTATGGTAGACATGAATAATATCAAAAAGATTAGAGAACATATTGGACTTTCAGCTGATGATATGAGCGTGGTATTAGATATGACAAAAGTAGGATATACTACTGTTGAAGGTGGAGAGAAAATTTCTACGAAGAAGATGTGGATCCTCTGCAATTTCTTTAAAGTTCCTTTAGAAGTATTGTTAAATGTTGAAAAATATTATGCTACGTATTGTCTCTAA
- a CDS encoding HD domain-containing protein, translating to MIRKENPYDAELILHSYNVGIVAKAIGDAMKIEHCNLFHLGLLHDVGKIFIPKKILNKPSRLNFEEFENMKRHSEFSEWIVCSEYLDEDEGEIYSKIIRHHHENWDGTGYPDNLLGNSIPVESRILTVADVFDAMITPRIYRNFSIPNVIEIMESEVGRKFDPEIFKIAKPILISRMNELSKEKNYPKAY from the coding sequence ATGATTAGAAAAGAGAATCCCTATGATGCTGAACTTATTCTTCACAGTTATAATGTAGGCATAGTAGCAAAAGCAATTGGTGATGCAATGAAAATAGAACATTGTAATCTTTTTCACTTAGGCTTATTGCACGATGTAGGGAAAATTTTTATCCCTAAAAAAATTCTAAACAAACCTTCTAGATTAAATTTTGAAGAGTTTGAAAATATGAAGAGACATTCTGAATTTTCTGAATGGATTGTATGCTCAGAGTATTTGGATGAAGATGAAGGGGAAATTTATTCGAAAATTATAAGACATCATCATGAAAACTGGGATGGAACTGGTTATCCAGACAACTTATTGGGTAATAGTATTCCGGTTGAGAGCAGGATATTGACAGTAGCAGATGTATTCGATGCAATGATAACACCGAGAATTTATAGAAATTTTTCTATTCCGAATGTTATCGAAATTATGGAAAGTGAAGTGGGTAGAAAATTTGACCCTGAGATATTTAAAATTGCAAAACCAATTCTAATATCTAGAATGAATGAACTTTCTAAAGAAAAAAATTATCCAAAAGCATATTAA
- a CDS encoding replication-relaxation family protein, whose translation MNLLADENKIVSKSPFSAYRNEKDIYDGRKTSISLEHIMIKVKRGEVNGIDYEILKCVSELEFSTSRMITQLINLKGYNVEQEKVQRRLNFLNKTNIISRYMTVSEESKSNTRIYCLEKVGNVLLRSREWPSKWKQTDSIRPLETKKRILARNQIYLEYLRSGMDFESAKFDYKINSFKSDMIVETGTKKYVFLISRSYPTEIEKFEVKVSDYFGMCEDFIVTPQMLEPPMLVIVGEDDNQLLEVFKKLVVKGLDYSKVLFTTDLRVINDINRSILQFSIQNIGTIENPSHRARMEIKKFFLNRD comes from the coding sequence TTGAATTTATTAGCAGATGAAAATAAAATAGTATCTAAATCACCTTTTTCGGCATATCGTAATGAAAAAGATATTTACGATGGAAGAAAGACTTCCATTAGTCTTGAACATATTATGATAAAAGTTAAAAGAGGAGAGGTAAATGGCATTGATTACGAGATTTTAAAATGCGTATCTGAACTTGAGTTTTCTACGAGCCGAATGATAACTCAGTTGATTAATCTAAAAGGCTATAATGTTGAACAAGAAAAAGTCCAACGAAGGCTTAATTTCTTGAATAAAACTAATATAATATCTAGATATATGACTGTATCAGAAGAGTCAAAATCTAATACTAGGATATACTGTTTAGAGAAGGTAGGAAATGTTTTATTAAGAAGTAGAGAGTGGCCATCAAAATGGAAGCAGACAGACAGTATTAGGCCTCTTGAGACTAAAAAAAGAATTTTAGCTAGGAATCAAATATATTTGGAGTATTTAAGATCTGGGATGGATTTTGAAAGTGCTAAGTTTGATTACAAAATTAACTCCTTTAAATCGGATATGATTGTAGAAACTGGAACCAAGAAATATGTTTTTTTGATCAGTAGATCTTATCCTACTGAAATAGAAAAATTCGAAGTTAAAGTTAGTGATTATTTTGGTATGTGTGAAGATTTTATAGTGACTCCTCAGATGTTGGAACCACCAATGTTAGTGATTGTTGGTGAAGATGATAATCAGCTACTTGAAGTATTTAAAAAATTAGTAGTAAAAGGTCTTGATTATTCAAAAGTCTTGTTTACTACTGACTTAAGAGTTATAAATGATATAAATAGAAGTATTCTACAATTTTCCATACAAAATATAGGAACAATTGAAAATCCTAGTCATAGGGCTAGAATGGAAATTAAAAAATTTTTTCTAAATAGAGACTAA
- a CDS encoding S1 RNA-binding domain-containing protein: MNDKMMIDGEKYDVVRYENDFPEVYSEVPYLNDKIAMQKVRNSLYNDETVLGNCFKVTKNGDMMVALTSRIIGLIKREDVTYMRKNGNNIKIARDKLSQMIEAKVEKIYPDKDQLGRTVLELKRTDVIKKVKDKYVEELKVGHVLRGRVVGVSTQALFVDVGGDVVGYLHLRDICKAFIKSPREKYDIGDEIDVVVKEKKVLDFGNLSLSFTRQPLFKDFSDFKKEFEVDDVVSGKIKNFNHDRTGLYVEISEDFEGLADFYGDHYYKYGDKVKVKIHQIDEKKRRIKLRILD, translated from the coding sequence ATGAATGATAAAATGATGATTGATGGCGAGAAATATGATGTTGTTAGATATGAAAATGACTTTCCTGAAGTTTATTCAGAAGTTCCATATTTGAATGATAAAATCGCTATGCAAAAGGTAAGGAATTCGCTTTATAATGACGAAACAGTACTTGGGAATTGTTTTAAGGTAACTAAAAATGGAGATATGATGGTAGCATTGACAAGCAGAATTATTGGCTTAATTAAGAGAGAAGATGTAACTTATATGAGAAAGAATGGCAATAATATAAAAATTGCACGAGACAAGTTGTCTCAAATGATTGAAGCAAAAGTTGAAAAGATCTACCCTGATAAAGATCAGTTAGGTAGAACTGTACTTGAGTTAAAAAGAACCGATGTTATAAAGAAAGTTAAAGATAAATATGTAGAAGAGCTTAAAGTTGGACATGTACTGAGAGGTAGAGTAGTAGGAGTTAGTACTCAAGCACTTTTCGTTGATGTAGGTGGGGATGTTGTAGGGTACCTACATTTAAGAGATATATGCAAAGCTTTTATAAAAAGTCCAAGAGAAAAATATGACATCGGTGATGAAATTGATGTTGTAGTGAAGGAAAAGAAAGTACTAGATTTTGGTAATCTATCACTTAGTTTTACTAGACAACCACTATTTAAGGACTTTAGTGATTTTAAGAAAGAATTTGAAGTAGATGATGTTGTCTCAGGAAAAATTAAGAATTTTAATCACGATAGAACTGGATTATACGTAGAGATTTCTGAGGATTTTGAAGGCTTAGCCGACTTTTATGGTGATCATTATTATAAATATGGTGATAAGGTAAAAGTTAAGATACATCAAATTGATGAAAAAAAACGTAGAATCAAATTAAGAATATTAGATTAA
- a CDS encoding lamin tail domain-containing protein, whose product MNRLKKLTAIMIVCIVVFTGIISFAEVDEKQVTIASFNALHLGWNNNKDIKSMAEVIKDFDIVGLEEVMNKEGVEQLVKSLNDMNAEKNWSYHISDLKVGRGTYKEYYAYVFTDEVKLLSAVGFYPDKQDIFEREPYGATFKVNEFDFTLVLFHGIYGKSKSQRVNEVSNLDLVYTYFQELDTMENDILIAGDFNLPADNLAFDLEYIDGIKNAIDSDIKTTIGTKGLASAYDNIFYSKYTDEVKGSGVVNFTRNNHSIVRKTISDHIPVYILADSTVDDDGSNKTMESTSITSTRKGNIVMGSKNNFSEEVVITNNSSEIVNISEWQIVSEKGNQTYYFPQETTLSPGASVVVLSGKRGEETEEKGKLIWTSKYIWNNNGDPGALYDTTGKLIDRIAN is encoded by the coding sequence ATGAATAGATTAAAGAAATTAACTGCAATTATGATAGTGTGTATAGTAGTATTTACTGGAATTATATCATTTGCTGAAGTAGATGAGAAACAAGTCACTATTGCTAGCTTTAATGCTCTACACCTTGGGTGGAACAATAATAAAGATATAAAGTCAATGGCAGAAGTTATCAAAGATTTCGACATTGTTGGACTTGAAGAGGTAATGAATAAGGAAGGTGTAGAACAATTAGTGAAATCGTTAAATGATATGAATGCAGAGAAAAATTGGAGTTATCATATCAGTGATTTAAAAGTTGGTAGAGGTACATATAAAGAATACTATGCATATGTTTTTACTGATGAAGTTAAGTTATTATCTGCTGTTGGTTTTTATCCTGACAAGCAAGATATTTTTGAACGTGAACCATATGGTGCAACATTTAAAGTAAATGAGTTTGACTTTACTTTAGTGTTGTTCCATGGAATATACGGAAAGAGTAAAAGTCAGAGAGTAAATGAAGTTAGTAATCTAGACTTAGTATATACATATTTTCAAGAGCTTGATACAATGGAAAATGATATTTTAATTGCAGGAGATTTCAACTTACCTGCAGATAATCTTGCTTTTGACCTAGAGTATATAGATGGTATAAAAAATGCTATTGACAGCGATATAAAGACTACTATAGGAACTAAGGGATTAGCCTCAGCGTATGATAATATATTTTATTCAAAATATACAGATGAGGTAAAGGGTTCTGGTGTGGTTAATTTTACAAGAAATAATCATTCTATTGTAAGAAAGACTATTAGTGATCATATTCCAGTGTACATTTTAGCTGATTCAACAGTAGATGATGATGGAAGTAATAAAACTATGGAAAGTACCTCCATAACTTCTACTAGAAAAGGTAATATAGTTATGGGATCAAAGAATAATTTTTCTGAAGAAGTTGTCATCACAAATAATTCTAGTGAAATTGTTAATATTTCAGAATGGCAAATTGTTTCAGAAAAAGGTAATCAGACGTATTACTTTCCACAAGAAACTACATTAAGTCCTGGAGCAAGTGTTGTCGTACTGTCTGGTAAAAGAGGAGAAGAGACTGAAGAAAAAGGGAAATTAATATGGACATCTAAGTATATATGGAATAATAATGGTGATCCTGGTGCTCTATATGATACAACAGGAAAACTGATAGATAGAATTGCAAATTAG